One stretch of Streptomyces zhihengii DNA includes these proteins:
- a CDS encoding ATP-binding protein, giving the protein MRAHEGPGAPAGAGAHALASAIRDVLSRLDTHARRTPHPGSPPATDRRGAVADSAAPTGDAAVPGPDADPAGGTGAEAAGPRGGSRGPLRRHGADPSEDAPGGRRPAAGAGASRPDDRTAPGGDRTGDTRALPPGAEAPAGEAAPVAGAGAGQEAPAVPEALDALVACFGLSAFERDIVLLTAAAELEPTTAARCAAACGDPERAHPTFSLALAVLDEPHWSALTPVAPLRRWRIVELDDETRLTTSRLRLDERILHFLLSSPYLDARLHGMLRRVPVPDRLPPSYDRAAERLTAGWTGPSRRVELSGGDLRTRADIAAAAARRLGLGLYEMAAEDIPTAPAERDRLARLWQREAILLPAALLVETGDLDREQAAATDAFLESAAVPLVVSGPDPRATARPRGERVVVPPLDADEQLDVWTDAFAGVPEVSEADLRDLVEQFSLPPHLVRAAGAAVRRDLPEEEADAPALAWRAGLTEARMGMDGLGRRIEPRAGWRDLVLAERQARVLREIVAHVRQRPVVYQDWGFADTLRRGLGVTALFAGGSGTGKTLAAEVMARELGLDLFVVDLSQVVSKYIGETEKNLRKVFDAAERGGALLLFDEADALFGKRSEVKDSHDRYANLEVSYLLMRMEAYRGLAILTTNMKQALDTAFMRRIRFVVDFPFPGESERAEIWRRVLPARAPAKGIDPALLARLTVAGGSIRNIALSGAFLAAEEGDLLRMRHMLAAARTEYQKLDRSLTPSEVHGWV; this is encoded by the coding sequence ATGCGCGCACACGAGGGCCCGGGGGCTCCGGCCGGGGCAGGCGCCCACGCGCTGGCGTCGGCGATCCGGGACGTCCTGTCCCGCCTCGACACCCACGCCCGCCGCACCCCGCACCCCGGCTCCCCGCCCGCCACGGACCGACGGGGCGCCGTCGCGGACTCCGCGGCGCCCACGGGCGATGCGGCGGTGCCCGGCCCGGACGCGGATCCGGCCGGTGGCACCGGCGCCGAGGCGGCCGGGCCGCGCGGCGGCAGCCGGGGACCCCTGAGGCGTCACGGTGCGGATCCCTCCGAGGACGCACCGGGCGGACGGCGCCCCGCGGCGGGTGCCGGTGCCTCACGGCCCGACGACCGCACGGCCCCGGGCGGCGACCGCACCGGCGACACGCGGGCGCTGCCGCCGGGCGCCGAAGCCCCCGCGGGCGAGGCGGCCCCCGTGGCCGGCGCGGGCGCGGGGCAAGAGGCTCCCGCGGTCCCCGAGGCACTGGACGCGCTGGTGGCGTGCTTCGGGCTCAGCGCGTTCGAGCGGGACATCGTGCTGCTCACGGCCGCCGCCGAGCTGGAGCCCACCACGGCGGCCCGCTGCGCGGCCGCCTGCGGGGACCCGGAGCGCGCCCACCCCACGTTCTCGCTGGCCCTGGCCGTCCTCGACGAGCCGCACTGGAGCGCGCTCACGCCGGTCGCACCGCTGCGGCGCTGGCGGATCGTCGAGCTGGACGACGAGACCCGGCTGACGACCTCCCGCCTGCGGCTCGACGAGCGGATCCTGCACTTCCTGCTCTCCTCGCCCTACCTCGACGCGCGTCTGCACGGAATGCTGCGCCGCGTCCCGGTCCCGGACCGGCTGCCCCCGTCGTACGACAGGGCGGCCGAACGCCTGACGGCCGGCTGGACGGGGCCCTCGCGCCGGGTCGAGCTGTCCGGCGGGGACCTGCGCACCCGCGCGGACATCGCCGCGGCGGCCGCACGGCGGCTCGGGCTCGGGCTGTACGAGATGGCCGCCGAGGACATCCCGACGGCCCCGGCCGAACGCGACCGCCTGGCGCGGTTGTGGCAGCGCGAGGCGATCCTGCTGCCCGCCGCGCTCCTGGTCGAGACCGGTGACCTGGACCGCGAACAGGCCGCCGCCACCGACGCGTTCCTGGAGAGCGCGGCCGTCCCGCTGGTCGTCTCCGGCCCCGACCCCCGGGCGACCGCCCGCCCGCGCGGCGAACGGGTCGTCGTGCCGCCGCTCGACGCGGACGAGCAGCTCGACGTGTGGACGGACGCCTTCGCCGGGGTGCCGGAGGTGTCGGAGGCCGATCTGCGCGACCTCGTCGAGCAGTTCTCCCTGCCGCCGCACCTGGTGCGCGCGGCGGGCGCCGCGGTCCGGCGCGACCTGCCGGAGGAGGAAGCCGACGCGCCGGCGCTGGCCTGGCGCGCCGGTCTCACCGAGGCGCGGATGGGCATGGACGGCCTCGGCCGCCGGATCGAACCGCGCGCCGGCTGGCGCGATCTGGTGCTGGCGGAGCGGCAGGCGAGGGTGCTGCGGGAGATCGTCGCGCATGTGCGGCAGCGGCCGGTCGTCTACCAGGACTGGGGTTTCGCCGACACGCTGCGCCGCGGTCTGGGCGTCACCGCGCTCTTCGCGGGCGGCTCCGGCACGGGCAAGACGCTGGCCGCCGAGGTGATGGCCCGCGAGCTCGGCCTCGACCTGTTCGTCGTCGATCTGTCCCAGGTGGTCAGCAAGTACATCGGCGAGACGGAGAAGAACCTGCGCAAGGTCTTCGACGCGGCCGAACGCGGCGGCGCGCTGCTGCTGTTCGACGAGGCCGACGCCCTCTTCGGCAAGCGCAGCGAGGTCAAGGACAGCCACGACCGCTACGCCAACCTCGAAGTGAGCTATCTGCTGATGCGGATGGAGGCCTACCGCGGCCTGGCGATCCTCACCACCAACATGAAGCAGGCCCTGGACACCGCGTTCATGCGGCGGATCCGTTTCGTCGTCGACTTCCCGTTCCCCGGCGAGAGCGAGCGCGCCGAGATCTGGCGCCGGGTGCTCCCGGCGCGGGCCCCGGCCAAGGGGATCGACCCCGCGCTGCTCGCACGGCTCACCGTGGCGGGCGGCTCCATCCGCAACATCGCGCTGTCGGGGGCGTTCCTCGCCGCGGAGGAGGGCGACCTCCTCCGGATGCGCCACATGCTGGCGGCGGCGCGCACCGAGTACCAGAAGCTGGACCGCTCCCTCACACCGTCGGAGGTCCACGGATGGGTGTGA
- a CDS encoding DUF4255 domain-containing protein, with product MSNALALATVTQALALLIESNLGPEMDIAVKVETRKPPNEPPAEPTITVFLYQVTPNASMRGADLPTRAPDGSLRRRPAAALDLHYLISAYGEETELVGQRLIGCVVRTLHEIPVLPRELVELAAERPPLAGSDLAESAQRVRFTPTVMDVDETSKLWGMLHQTPYSLSVVYQASLVLIEGREEPVPAEPVRERTVRVLPFGTPGAPVPPGTEPPAAVPAAGDTAGADSAPPAAPAEPGTRRTPAKRTAPTGRARKAAGAKAPKPDGKS from the coding sequence ATGAGCAACGCACTTGCGCTCGCCACGGTGACGCAGGCCCTCGCCCTGCTGATCGAGAGCAACCTGGGCCCCGAGATGGACATCGCGGTCAAGGTCGAGACCCGCAAGCCGCCGAACGAGCCGCCCGCGGAACCGACGATCACGGTGTTCCTCTACCAGGTGACGCCCAACGCCTCGATGCGCGGGGCCGATCTGCCGACCCGTGCCCCGGACGGCAGCCTGCGCCGGCGCCCGGCGGCGGCGCTCGACCTCCACTACCTGATCAGCGCCTACGGGGAGGAGACCGAACTCGTCGGGCAGCGGCTCATCGGCTGTGTGGTCCGCACGCTCCACGAGATCCCGGTCCTGCCGCGCGAGCTCGTCGAACTGGCCGCCGAGCGGCCGCCCCTGGCGGGCAGCGACCTCGCCGAGTCGGCGCAGCGGGTGCGCTTCACGCCGACGGTGATGGACGTCGACGAGACCTCGAAGCTGTGGGGGATGCTCCACCAGACGCCGTACTCCCTCTCGGTGGTCTACCAGGCGTCGCTGGTGCTGATCGAGGGCCGGGAGGAGCCCGTCCCGGCGGAGCCGGTGCGGGAACGCACGGTGCGGGTGCTGCCCTTCGGAACGCCCGGCGCCCCCGTGCCGCCGGGCACGGAGCCGCCGGCCGCCGTGCCGGCCGCCGGTGACACCGCGGGCGCCGACTCCGCGCCGCCCGCCGCACCGGCGGAGCCGGGCACCCGGCGCACCCCCGCGAAGCGGACCGCGCCGACGGGCCGGGCACGCAAGGCGGCCGGGGCCAAGGCGCCCAAGCCGGACGGGAAGAGCTGA
- a CDS encoding T4 family baseplate hub assembly chaperone — translation MRATDPAALLATWEAGLTGRAADRSLLLHLAARPGADTGELLAVPVGEREADLFALRRALFGDRMQVRVACGACDEEMEFDLDAGVLGARPDPPPGPLRVAEDGWEVEFALPTVAALEAAASAGDPAEARRRLVASCTVRALRGGEEVPAPDLASVLPAGVERRIAEAAAEADPVADVTLSIACPECGEATPAELDITSYLWTELDTWARDLLLDVHLLASAYGWSEPEILALSPTRRRYYLELCADV, via the coding sequence ATGAGGGCGACGGACCCGGCGGCGCTGCTGGCCACCTGGGAAGCCGGGCTGACGGGCCGGGCGGCCGACCGCTCGCTGCTGCTGCACCTGGCCGCCCGGCCGGGCGCGGACACGGGCGAGCTGCTGGCGGTGCCGGTCGGCGAGCGGGAGGCCGATCTCTTCGCGCTGCGCCGGGCGCTGTTCGGCGACCGGATGCAGGTGCGGGTCGCCTGCGGGGCGTGCGACGAGGAGATGGAGTTCGACCTGGACGCCGGTGTGCTCGGCGCCCGGCCGGATCCGCCGCCCGGGCCGCTGCGGGTGGCGGAGGACGGCTGGGAGGTCGAGTTCGCCCTCCCGACCGTCGCCGCGCTCGAAGCCGCCGCCTCGGCGGGGGACCCGGCCGAGGCACGGCGGCGGCTGGTGGCCTCCTGCACCGTACGGGCGCTGCGCGGCGGCGAGGAGGTCCCGGCACCGGACCTCGCCTCCGTGCTGCCCGCAGGGGTGGAGCGCCGGATCGCCGAGGCGGCCGCCGAGGCCGACCCGGTGGCCGACGTGACGCTCAGCATCGCCTGTCCCGAGTGCGGCGAGGCCACCCCGGCCGAGCTGGACATCACCTCCTACCTGTGGACCGAACTGGACACCTGGGCACGGGACCTGCTCCTCGACGTCCATCTGCTCGCCTCCGCCTACGGGTGGAGCGAGCCGGAGATCCTGGCGCTCAGCCCGACGCGGCGCCGCTACTACCTGGAGCTGTGCGCTGATGTCTGA
- a CDS encoding phage tail protein: MAEFQVNAHRFDPYKNFKFLVLWDGRTVAGISKISPLKRTTEVVKHRHGGDPSSPRKSPGRSEFEGITLERGVTHDPEFDRWANKVWQVGAGLGAEVSLRDFRKDIIIQVLNEAGQVAVSHKLYRAWVSEYQVLGELDANANAVAIQSVKLECEGWERDYEVPEPAEPSFTHPA, translated from the coding sequence ATGGCTGAGTTCCAGGTAAACGCCCATCGTTTCGACCCCTACAAGAATTTCAAGTTCCTGGTCCTGTGGGACGGTCGAACGGTCGCGGGCATCAGCAAGATCAGTCCGCTCAAGCGGACCACCGAAGTCGTCAAGCACCGGCACGGCGGCGATCCCAGCTCGCCGCGCAAATCACCGGGCCGGTCGGAGTTCGAGGGCATCACCCTGGAACGCGGCGTCACCCACGACCCCGAATTCGACCGCTGGGCCAACAAGGTCTGGCAGGTCGGCGCGGGGCTGGGCGCCGAGGTGTCGCTGCGGGACTTCCGCAAGGACATCATCATCCAGGTCCTCAACGAGGCCGGGCAGGTCGCCGTCTCCCACAAGCTCTACCGGGCCTGGGTGAGCGAGTACCAGGTCCTCGGCGAGCTCGACGCCAACGCCAACGCCGTCGCCATCCAGAGCGTCAAGCTGGAGTGCGAGGGCTGGGAGCGGGACTACGAGGTGCCGGAGCCCGCCGAGCCGTCCTTCACCCACCCGGCCTGA
- a CDS encoding phage tail sheath family protein codes for MPTHTGYPGVYIEELPSSVRTIASVTTSVTAFVGHTRRGPLGRPVRVTSWADFERRFGGLTARSAVAYAVHQFFGNGGTVAVVVRAARAGSGEEACVTLESTEGRSECPVLEVHAREPGLWGSGLRVAVDHDTRTPDKTFNLHVLDSRGEARETFGGLSMDAGHDRFAETVVNDGSALVRVKVLDEDRPDPSGTVSKPFAERLPDLEVELKVKIGDVEREFTLYEPDRDGTAPADVTELALLLERKLRALPDAPGKHAFAGAEVSSFGRRLQVVAGSLDPDDVVRFVGECANDLGLEASVNPPVFALAGGKDGDPPGPRDLIGSEADKTGVQALRDVDDVNLLALPELAAYESTEDMVTVISAAAQLCRERRIFLLVDAPSAWGSVDAARAGIGAFDTVRSDHAGLYFPQLQLTDPLTGRLRSFPPSGTLAGVIARTDGERGVWKAPAGTEARLLGVRSLSVRLTDRDNGLLNPLGVNCLRTFPVVGPLVWGARTMAGADALGGEWAYVPVRRLALHVEESLYRGLQWVVFEPNDEQLWQQIRLKASAYLNDLFRQGAFKGATPREAYFVKCDKDTTTDADIERGVVNVVIGIAPVRPAEFVIVRIQQMAGRFDLS; via the coding sequence ATGCCGACGCACACGGGCTATCCCGGCGTATACATCGAGGAACTTCCGAGCAGCGTCCGCACCATCGCCTCGGTCACCACGTCGGTGACCGCGTTCGTGGGCCACACCCGCCGGGGCCCGCTGGGCCGGCCGGTGCGCGTCACCAGCTGGGCCGACTTCGAGCGCCGCTTCGGCGGGCTCACCGCCCGGAGCGCCGTCGCCTACGCGGTGCACCAGTTCTTCGGCAACGGCGGCACCGTCGCGGTCGTGGTCCGTGCCGCCAGGGCCGGCTCCGGCGAGGAGGCCTGTGTCACCCTTGAATCCACCGAGGGCCGCAGCGAGTGCCCGGTGCTGGAGGTCCATGCCAGGGAGCCCGGACTCTGGGGCAGCGGGCTGCGGGTCGCCGTCGACCACGACACCCGCACCCCCGACAAGACCTTCAACCTGCACGTCCTGGACTCCCGCGGCGAGGCCCGGGAGACCTTCGGCGGCCTGTCCATGGACGCCGGCCACGACCGCTTCGCCGAGACCGTGGTCAACGACGGCTCGGCGCTGGTGCGCGTGAAGGTGCTGGACGAGGACCGGCCCGACCCTTCGGGGACGGTGTCCAAGCCGTTCGCCGAGCGGCTCCCGGACCTCGAGGTGGAGCTGAAGGTCAAGATCGGCGACGTGGAGCGGGAGTTCACCCTCTACGAGCCCGACCGCGACGGCACGGCGCCCGCCGACGTCACCGAGCTGGCGCTGCTGCTGGAGCGGAAGCTGCGGGCCCTGCCCGACGCGCCCGGCAAGCACGCCTTCGCCGGGGCGGAGGTCTCCTCCTTCGGCCGGCGCCTCCAGGTCGTCGCCGGCTCCCTCGACCCCGACGACGTGGTGCGCTTCGTCGGCGAGTGCGCCAACGACCTCGGTCTGGAGGCGTCCGTCAACCCGCCGGTGTTCGCCCTGGCCGGCGGCAAGGACGGCGATCCGCCCGGGCCGCGCGACCTGATCGGCAGCGAGGCCGACAAGACGGGCGTCCAGGCCCTGCGCGACGTCGACGACGTCAACCTGCTGGCCCTGCCCGAGCTCGCGGCCTACGAGTCGACCGAGGACATGGTCACCGTGATCTCCGCGGCCGCGCAACTGTGCCGGGAGCGGCGGATCTTCCTGCTGGTGGACGCGCCCTCGGCATGGGGCAGCGTCGACGCGGCGCGCGCGGGGATCGGCGCCTTCGACACGGTCCGCAGCGACCACGCCGGCCTGTACTTCCCCCAGCTCCAGCTCACCGACCCGCTGACGGGCCGGCTCCGCTCCTTCCCGCCCTCCGGCACCCTCGCGGGCGTCATCGCCCGCACGGACGGCGAACGCGGCGTCTGGAAGGCGCCCGCGGGCACCGAGGCCAGGCTGCTCGGCGTCCGCTCGCTCTCCGTCCGCCTCACCGACCGCGACAACGGGCTGCTGAACCCGCTGGGCGTCAACTGCCTGCGGACCTTCCCCGTCGTCGGTCCGCTGGTGTGGGGCGCGCGGACGATGGCGGGCGCCGACGCGCTGGGCGGCGAGTGGGCGTACGTGCCGGTGCGACGGCTGGCGCTGCACGTCGAGGAGAGCCTCTACCGCGGCCTCCAGTGGGTCGTCTTCGAGCCGAACGACGAGCAGTTGTGGCAGCAGATCCGGCTGAAGGCCTCCGCGTATCTCAACGACCTGTTCCGGCAGGGCGCCTTCAAGGGGGCCACGCCGCGCGAGGCGTACTTCGTGAAGTGCGACAAGGACACCACGACCGACGCCGACATCGAGCGCGGCGTCGTGAACGTGGTGATCGGCATCGCGCCCGTACGCCCCGCCGAGTTCGTGATCGTCAGGATTCAGCAGATGGCCGGCCGTTTCGACCTGTCGTAG